The following proteins are encoded in a genomic region of Streptomyces gobiensis:
- a CDS encoding acetate kinase, giving the protein MTATTATRVLVLNSGSSSVKYQLLDMADGARLAVGLVERIGETSSRLAHTPAGGARREREAPIADHEAALKAVANELASDGLGLDSPGLAAIGHRVVHGGQKFTAPTVIDDAVLAEIERLVPVAPLHNPANLTGIKTAQTLNPDLPQVAVFDTAFHTTMPEHAARYAIDTETADEHRVRRYGFHGTSHAYVSRKTAELLDKDPSEVNVIVLHLGNGASASAVAGGRCVDTSMGLTPLEGLVMGTRSGDIDPAVIFHLSRVAGKSIDEIDTLLNKRSGLIGLCGDNDMREIVRRIDEGDERAKLAFDIYIHRLKKYIGAYSAVLGTVDAVAFTAGIGENSAPVREAAVTGLEELGLALDAELNAVRSDQARVISPQYARVAVAVVPTDEELEIAAQAYALVSP; this is encoded by the coding sequence ATGACCGCCACGACGGCGACTCGCGTGCTCGTTCTTAACTCCGGCTCCTCATCGGTGAAGTACCAACTGCTGGACATGGCCGATGGGGCCCGGCTCGCGGTGGGCCTGGTGGAGCGGATCGGTGAGACCAGCTCCCGGCTGGCACACACCCCGGCGGGCGGTGCCAGACGTGAGCGCGAGGCTCCGATAGCCGACCATGAGGCGGCGCTGAAGGCCGTAGCCAATGAGCTGGCCTCGGACGGGCTGGGTCTGGACTCGCCCGGCCTGGCCGCCATCGGCCATCGCGTGGTGCACGGCGGACAGAAGTTCACCGCCCCGACCGTGATCGACGACGCTGTGCTCGCCGAGATCGAACGGCTGGTGCCGGTGGCACCGCTGCACAACCCGGCGAATCTCACCGGCATCAAGACCGCCCAGACGCTCAACCCGGACCTTCCGCAGGTCGCGGTCTTCGATACCGCCTTCCACACCACCATGCCGGAGCACGCGGCGCGCTACGCGATCGATACCGAGACCGCCGATGAGCACCGCGTCCGGCGCTACGGCTTTCATGGCACCTCACACGCGTATGTCTCCCGCAAGACCGCCGAGCTGCTGGACAAGGACCCGTCCGAGGTCAACGTCATCGTGCTGCACCTGGGCAATGGCGCCTCGGCCTCAGCGGTCGCGGGCGGTCGTTGCGTGGACACCTCGATGGGGCTCACCCCACTCGAAGGGCTGGTGATGGGTACCCGCTCCGGCGACATCGACCCGGCCGTGATCTTCCATCTCTCCCGGGTCGCGGGGAAGTCGATAGACGAGATCGACACGCTGCTCAACAAGCGCAGCGGACTGATAGGTCTGTGCGGCGACAACGATATGCGGGAGATCGTCCGGCGTATCGACGAGGGCGATGAGCGGGCAAAGCTCGCGTTTGACATCTATATTCACCGGCTGAAGAAGTACATCGGCGCGTACAGCGCCGTGCTCGGCACGGTGGACGCGGTGGCCTTCACCGCGGGCATCGGAGAGAACTCCGCCCCGGTTCGGGAGGCGGCGGTCACCGGGCTGGAGGAGCTGGGCCTGGCCCTCGACGCAGAGCTCAACGCGGTGCGCTCGGACCAGGCCCGGGTGATCTCTCCGCAGTACGCCCGGGTCGCCGTCGCCGTGGTACCGACCGACGAGGAGCTTGAGATCGCCGCACAGGCGTACGCACTGGTCAGCCCTTGA